The Bacteroides sp. sequence TGAGGGGGAGTTTTTCGGGAAAGAGCTTGTGGAAGCTTTTGGCAACAGGTTTTATAGCCTGAAGTATTCTGAGGTGGAATCGGTTAGTTTTTCTGATACCCCTGATTATCAGATCAATATCCTTGAGATCAACTTTGAAGGGAAACCAGAATTTGAGAAAAAACACCTTCATCCATCCAATCTGTTTTTCAGGAGGTCCCGAAAAGATGACATCCAGAAATGTCTTGGCGTGAAAGCCATGCTTGAATACTTCCGTGAAAATCCTTTTGATCCGGAAAAGGCCATGCAGTTTCTTTATCCCGCGAAGGAAAACGAAGCCAAAACTTCAATAGCAAGAAAAAAAATTCGGAATCTGAAAAAGAGGCTTTTCCTGTTCTTCCAGTTTAAAATAGGATGAGCGCTGGGCCTGATTCAGCAAATCTGGCAGAAACCCTACTCATTTTTATTTCCGGAAGGACTTGAAGTAGTCAAATTTTCAGGAGACCTCCCTCCTAAAAATTAAAGAAATAGGCTGTTACGATTTGAATGACGTGACCCCTGTGGGGGAGGTTCATTTTCTCAAAACGGTGTTGCAGTTGCACCTGAAATTTTTGTTTTCCGGGAAGCAGCCAGCCAATACCGGCATCCAGACGGTTGTCCAGAGGCACTTCTCCATCAGCAGGTGATGCAAGGATTTCATTTTGAAGGATCAGGTAAGGTTCGGTTTCATCAAGGCGCTCGCCACGCAGAGGAATGTCGGTACTAATGCGGGCCCGGTACCTTTGCTGAAAGCCACTGGTACGGAAACGCTGTTCAGCCCTCAGCCTAACAGCTAGGCGAATCTGACCCGCAGTAGAAACAAAAGAAAACTGTTCAGTAATGCGATGCTCATAGCCTGGTTCCTCCAGAAATGGGTCATCCATTCCGGCCACATATCCCAGCGAAATTTTTCTTGAACCAAAAAGAGAATAATTGGCAAAAGCCTGCAATTCAAAACGCTCGGTGAAAGATTTTTCAAATCCACTGGCAGTATTGCCGTTAAGTAGTTGTCCCATCTTTACTTGGCCGTTCAGCCCCCAGCGGTCATTTATTTTCCACGAAAGGGATAAAGCAGGTTCTGCCTTGAATTCAACAGGAGTCTGTGCTTTCAGTGAAAAGACTGAAACCCCCATGATGGCAAACAAAAGAATTATTAACCTTTTAAAAAAGTAAGTTGCCATCGGAAACCGGGATTATTTTACGTTTGGAAACCAAGTTAAAGGAAGCATCGAACTGATATTCGAAAAACCCAAAATCACCGCGGTCATGACCTCTGACCTCGGCTTCGATTTCAAAGCCGCTGGGAGGCAGGTTATCGGCGGAAAGGACCTTTTCAATGAATGCTGTCATTTCTACATCTTTTCCAGGATGGTACTGTTTTTGTATCCGCTTGATCCGGAAACGGCGATAATTTGATTCAAAATAATCATTCAGGGGCACGCCTGCCTCCGGTTCAAGGCTTTTCCACCTGACCAACTCTTCAATGTCTTTTAACGTGTGGTTATCAAAAAACTCAATACTGAATTGTCTTCCCTTGAATTTTAATTTAACCTCCCATGTCAGGTTTTCCCCATCCGATTCCCGGAAGTATTTTACCTTTTTGGCCTTGTCCATAAAAGGGGAGAGGTATTCCAATATCTGCCCGGGGACTTGATGCATCTTAACAGATTGTTCAAATTCCCTTTTCTCAACTGACTGGGCAAGAGAACTCATTCCGACTGATGTCAGGATTAGGAAAAGAAGGTTAATCTTTTTTTTCATTTTTGGCCCGTTTTGTAATTAAACCGTGGATTAAATTATTTGTTGATTTTTTGGTGAATTTTTTTCTAAAAGGTAATAAGAAAAGGGAAAAAGCTTAAATTTGCAACAAGGTTGCAAAAAATTAACCTTTATGGAAGAGATTTATGCTTTGCTTGAGGAGAAAAAATTATCACGTACACGTTGCCGTATAGAGATATTGAAAGCTTTGAGGAAGGCGGGGTCAGCCCTATCTGAGCCGGAGATCCGGGAAAAGATCGGTGAACATTTCGACCGGACTACGGTCTACCGTTCACTCAGGAGCTTTTTGAAACAAGATGTGATTCACAGCATTGCCCTTGATGGTGGTGAGTTGCGCTATGCCCTTACGCCCCAAAATGATGTGGCACAAAGCAGTCATCATATCCATTTTTTCTGTGGTGAGTGCAACGGGGTATTTTGCATTTCTCACAAAGTATTTGGCACACCAGATCTTCCTGAGGGTTTTGAAGCCACTCACTTTGACCTTTTGATCCAGGGAAGGTGCAAAAAATGCAAAAATTAAACGGGGTCGACTTGATTATTCCTTTTCCAGCAATGAAAAGTTTTTGGAAAAATTAAATAAAACTAAAAAAATGAAAGTTGTTAAAAAGTATAACTTAAGAGCTATTTTGCTTTTGATGCTATTGCCTGCATTCCTGATAAGTTGCGGAATCCGGGAGCCTAAAACAGATATTGTTTCAGTGAGCATCTTGCCGCTTCAATATTTTGTCGACCGGTTGACGGGTGAGACGCTTGAAGTGAATGTGATGGTCCCTGAAGGGGCAAGCCATGGTACCTATTCCCCTTCTGCACGGCAAATGCAAAAGCTTTCCGATTCAGGGTTGTATTTTCGTTTTGGCTATCTGGGCTATGAACAGGCCTTCATTCGGCGCTTGAGTGAAATCAACCCAGAACTGCTTGAAGTGGATCTTTCTTCCAAGGTGGAGCTGATTCGTGGCGAACCCATTGTTCACGGAGATCATGTTCATGAAGGAGGAGTAGATCCCCACGTCTGGATGTCCCCCAAAGTTATGCTAAGCCTGCTGCCAGAAATTCGTGATGCCCTCGTTGAAGTTTATCCGGAATACCAGGATGAGGTTGACGCAGCTTTCCCAGCCATAGTGGAGGAAGTGGAACTACTGCATGCTGAGATGCTTGAGACCACTCAAAACATGCTGCAAAAGCGTTTCTTGATCTTTCACCCTGCCCTGACATACCTTGCCCGGGATTATGGCCTTGAGCAGGTTTCCATCGAACACGAAGGCAAGGAGCCTTCCCCAGCTCAGCTGAGTCACCTTATTTCGGAGGCAAGGGCAGAAAGCATCCCGGTGATATTTATCCAGGAAGAATACGACCAGCGCAACGCGGAATTGGTTGCCGCAGAAACCGGGGCTACCATTGTTCGTATTAACCCTATGGCCTACGACTGGATGCACGAAATGAATCATTTAATGGAAGTATTAAAACAACACTTTCAATGATAAAACCCCTCGTAATACTGAAAGATGTTTCCACAGGGTATTTCTCAGAAACCGTTTTGAGAAGCGTTAACCTCAAGATCTTTCCTGACGATTTCATTGGTATCATTGGGCCCAATGGCGGAGGCAAGACCACCCTGGTGAAAGCCATCCTGGGTATCCTGCCGCTTTTTAATGGGAACATTTCCTTTCCCCAGGGGAAGCCACGGATGGGGTATCTTCCCCAGGTTTCCTCCATTGATAAGAGTTTTCCCATCACTGTAAAAGACCTGGTATGTTCGGGACTCAAATCAAAAAGGTCATTAATTCCCCATCTGACCAGGGAGCAGAAGGACAGGGTCTGTCAACTGCTGGATGAAGCCGCATTAACCAAATTTGCCAAAAAACCCATTGGGGAGCTTTCGGGAGGACAATTGCAGAAAGCTTTATTGAGTCGGGCAATCATTAATGAGCCTCAATTGCTCATCCTTGATGAACCCAATACTTTTGTGGATAAGGGGTTCGAACGGGAGTTATATCAGTGGCTAAATAAATTGAATGACAAAATGGCTATTCTGTTGGTTTCCCATGACATAGGTACCATTAGCCCAATAGTGAAGACCATTGCCTGTGTGAATGGTAACCTGCATTATCATCCCTCAAATCAACTTACCGAGGACATCCTGAAGGTTTATAATTGTCCGGTTGATATCATCGCCCACGGGCCAGTGCCTCACCGGGTATTAAAAGAGCATGACATATGAGTGAGTTTTTCTCCATAATGGAGTATGCATTCTTCAGGAATGCGCTGGCGGCCGCATTGCTCACCAGCATAATCTCAGCGATGGTGGGTACATACATCGTTTCCCGAAAGATCGTATTTATCAGTGGGGGTATCACCCACGCTTCGTTTGGTGGGATTGGAATGGCTTATTTCTTTGGTATCAACCCCCTTATAGGTGCTGCTGTTTTTGCTGTTTTGTCGGCTATAGGAATTGAGTGGGTTTCGCAAAAGGGAAAAGTCCGCGAAGATAGTGCCATTGCTATCCTTTGGTCTCTGGGAATGGCGTTAGGAATCATCTTCGTTTTCCTGACACCAGGTTATACCCCCAATTTGATGAGTTTTCTGTTTGGCAGCATCCTTTCGGTTGGTAAGACTGAACTTTACCTTTTGCTGGCCTTTTCTATTCTAGTGGCAATGTTTTTCAGGATATACCTCAGACCAGTCATACATACGGCCTTTGATCCTGAGTTTTCAAAAATCATGGGGGTGCCGGTAGAATTTTTCCGCTATACCATGTCAGTCATCATTGCTTTGGCCATTGTCATCAGCATTCGCTCAGTGGGCATCATCCTGGTGCTGAGCCTGTTTACCATCCCCCAAATTACCGCCATGCTCTTCACCCGTAACTTTGCCCGCATTATTCCGCTTGCAGCTTTGTGGGGCATTACAGGTTCCCTGATAGGGTTGTTTGTTTCCTATTTCTTTAACATTCCCTCAGGGGCAGCCATTATTTTCTTCCTTACCCTGCAATTCTTTGTTGTGAAGGCTATTGTAATGCTTCGGGAGCGGGTTCTTCGCCGAAAGTCTTGAAAAAAAGGAAATCAAATCTTACAATAAGTTCGGCCGAAGGAGTTTTTCCGCTGCTGCAATTGAAATTTCTTTTCTCTTGGCGTATTGTTCGACCTGTTCTTGTGTTATCTTTCCCAGGTTGAAGTAACGGGCTCCGGGGTGGGCAAAATACCAGCCTGATACCGAAGCACCAGGAACCATGCTAAAACCTTCCGTGAGGTAAGCTCCGGTGTTTCTCTCGGTTCCCAAAAGATCAAAGATCTTTTGCTTCTCGCTGTGTTCTGGGCATGCAGGATAGCCCGCTGCCGGACGTATGCCCGCATAACTTTCACGCAGTAATTCGGTTAGGTGAAGATCCTCATCTGAATCATACGCCCACAGTTCTTTTCGCACTTTCTCGTGCAATAGCTCAGCAAAGGCTTCAGCCAAACGGTCGGCAATCATTTTTGTCATGATGCTGTTGTAATCGTCCTTTTGGTCCTTGAAGGTATCTGCCAATTCATCAGCTCCGTGAACGCTTACCACAAAGGCACCCAGATGGTCAGCCAGACCCATATGTAAGGGTGCTATGTAATCGGCAAGTGAAAGGTTAACTTTGCCCGGCTCTTCCTTTACTTCCTGAACCCTAAGAAAGTTGAAACGCAAGATTTCTTTATTACGTTCCTCATTTTCATAAATGATCACGTCCTCCTGAAGGCTGTTGGCCGGAAATATTCCTGCCACACCGCGGGCTTTCAGAAGTCCGTTGGAGATGATATGCTGCAACAACTTCTGCGCATCATCAAATAGTTTACGGGCTTCCCTGCCTTTGAGGGGGTCATCCAGCACTGTCGGGAATTTGCCCTTGATCTCCCAGCCGTAAAAGAAAAAGGTCCAGTCAATATAATTCGCGATCTCCTTGAGGGGATAATCATCAAAAACTTTA is a genomic window containing:
- a CDS encoding zinc ABC transporter substrate-binding protein; translation: MKVVKKYNLRAILLLMLLPAFLISCGIREPKTDIVSVSILPLQYFVDRLTGETLEVNVMVPEGASHGTYSPSARQMQKLSDSGLYFRFGYLGYEQAFIRRLSEINPELLEVDLSSKVELIRGEPIVHGDHVHEGGVDPHVWMSPKVMLSLLPEIRDALVEVYPEYQDEVDAAFPAIVEEVELLHAEMLETTQNMLQKRFLIFHPALTYLARDYGLEQVSIEHEGKEPSPAQLSHLISEARAESIPVIFIQEEYDQRNAELVAAETGATIVRINPMAYDWMHEMNHLMEVLKQHFQ
- a CDS encoding DUF2490 domain-containing protein, whose amino-acid sequence is MATYFFKRLIILLFAIMGVSVFSLKAQTPVEFKAEPALSLSWKINDRWGLNGQVKMGQLLNGNTASGFEKSFTERFELQAFANYSLFGSRKISLGYVAGMDDPFLEEPGYEHRITEQFSFVSTAGQIRLAVRLRAEQRFRTSGFQQRYRARISTDIPLRGERLDETEPYLILQNEILASPADGEVPLDNRLDAGIGWLLPGKQKFQVQLQHRFEKMNLPHRGHVIQIVTAYFFNF
- a CDS encoding ATP-binding cassette domain-containing protein encodes the protein MIKPLVILKDVSTGYFSETVLRSVNLKIFPDDFIGIIGPNGGGKTTLVKAILGILPLFNGNISFPQGKPRMGYLPQVSSIDKSFPITVKDLVCSGLKSKRSLIPHLTREQKDRVCQLLDEAALTKFAKKPIGELSGGQLQKALLSRAIINEPQLLILDEPNTFVDKGFERELYQWLNKLNDKMAILLVSHDIGTISPIVKTIACVNGNLHYHPSNQLTEDILKVYNCPVDIIAHGPVPHRVLKEHDI
- a CDS encoding metal ABC transporter permease; translation: MSEFFSIMEYAFFRNALAAALLTSIISAMVGTYIVSRKIVFISGGITHASFGGIGMAYFFGINPLIGAAVFAVLSAIGIEWVSQKGKVREDSAIAILWSLGMALGIIFVFLTPGYTPNLMSFLFGSILSVGKTELYLLLAFSILVAMFFRIYLRPVIHTAFDPEFSKIMGVPVEFFRYTMSVIIALAIVISIRSVGIILVLSLFTIPQITAMLFTRNFARIIPLAALWGITGSLIGLFVSYFFNIPSGAAIIFFLTLQFFVVKAIVMLRERVLRRKS
- a CDS encoding transcriptional repressor is translated as MEEIYALLEEKKLSRTRCRIEILKALRKAGSALSEPEIREKIGEHFDRTTVYRSLRSFLKQDVIHSIALDGGELRYALTPQNDVAQSSHHIHFFCGECNGVFCISHKVFGTPDLPEGFEATHFDLLIQGRCKKCKN